The genomic region GACCGCCCGGGTGTGCTGGCCGCGGTGGCCGGTGTGTTCGCCCGCCACGACGTGTCGATCGCGACAGTCCGTCAGGGTTCCGCGGGCGGGGCGCCCGGCCGGGACGGCGACGCCGAGTTGGTCATCGTCACGCACGTCGCGCCGGACGCCGCGCTCGCCGCGACCGTTGGCGAGCTGCGTGGCCTGGACATCGTCCGATCCGTGACCAGCGTGTTGCGGGTCGAGGGCGGGGCGTGAATCGTTGAACCGGTGGTGGGGCGGCTCGCTCGTCCCGCCAGGTGGGTAACCCGGGGTGTGCCACCGGGCGCTCCGACAGGCTGGTCCAGGGTGACCAGGTACGCAGGGCGGCGCGAAGGTAGAGGCGAGGAGAGCGACATGTGGCGGGGTCTGATCGAGGCGTACCGGGATCGGCTGCCGGTCACCGCGGCCACGCCCGTCGTCACGTTGCACGAGGGGAACACCCCGCTGCTTCCGGCGCCGGTGCTCTCGGCCCGCCTCGGCTGTGACGTCTACCTCAAGGTGGAGGGCGCCAACCCGACCGGCTCCTTCAAGGACCGGGGGATGACCGTCGCGGTCTCCAAGGCGGTCGAGGCCGGCAACAAGGCGATCATCTGCGCCTCCACCGGCAACACCAGCGCGTCGGCCGCGGCGTACGCGGCCCGCGCCGGTCTGACCTGCGCGGTGCTGGTGCCGCAGGGCAAGATCGCGCTGGGCAAGCTGGCCCAGGCGCTCGTGCACGGGGCGAAGCTGCTCCAGGTGAGCGGCAACTTCGACGACTGCCTGGCGCTGGCCGCCAAGCTCGCCCAGGACCACCCGGTCGCGCTCGTCAACTCGGTGAACATCGACAGGCTCCAGGGTCAGAAGACCGCCGCCTTCGAGATCGTCGAGGCGCTCGGCGACGCGCCTGACATCCACTGCCTGCCGGTCGGCAACGCCGGCAACATCTCCGCCTACTGGATGGGTTACTCCGAGGACTACGCCGCCGGCACCACGACCCGCGCACCGAAGATGTACGGCTTCCAGGCCTCCGGTGCGGCCCCGATCGTGACCGGCCAGGTCGTGCCGGAGCCGTCGACAATCGCGACAGCGATCCGGATCGGCAACCCGGCGAGCTGGACCAAGGCCCTCGACGCGCGGGACGCCTCCGGCGGTCTGATCGCGGCGGTGACCGACCGGGAGATCCTCTCCGCGTACCGGCTGCTGGCCCGCGAGGTCGGGGTCTTCGTCGAGTTGGGCAGCGCGGCCAGCGTGGCGGGTCTGCTCCAGCAGGCCGCCGCGGGTGCGGTGCCGGCGGGTTCGACGGTCGTCTGCACGGTGACGGGGCACGGCCTGAAGGACCCGGAGTGGGCGATCTCCACCGCGCCCGCGCCGCTCACCATCGCCAACGATCCGCTGGCTGCGGCCCGCGCTCTCGACCTGGCCTGAGGCGGTGACCGCCCGGCTGGGCGGAGAGCGGTGGGCTGCGGCCGTACGGCCGCGCTGAGAGCGTGGGGGCGGCGGGGGCCGGGCTGATCGTGTCCGGCACACTTCCGGGTATTCCCGCCCGCAATCTCGTTCAGGAGTGAGCCAGGCCGATGTCGCTGCTCGCCAGATTCAGCCTCGCCAACCGTGGGCTCGTCGCCCTCATCGCGGTGGTGATCACGGCGTTCGGAGCGTTCGCCGTGCCGTCGTTGAAGCAGCAACTGCTGCCATCACTGGAGTTTCCCGGCGCGTTCATCGTGGCCGCCTACCCCGGCGCCGGTCCCGAGATCGTCGAGTCCCAGGTGACCGAGCCGATCGAGAGGGCGCTCCAGGGCATCCCCGGCCTCGACAAGATCAGCTCAACCTCCCGGGAGGGGTCGGCGACCGTCCAGGTCCAGTACGTGTTCGGCACCGACCTGGACGACGCGGTCAACAAGATGCAGACCGCGCTGAGCCGGATCGACACCCAGCTGCCGGAGAGCGTCGACCCGCAGGTCATCGCGGGCGGCACCGACGACCTGCCGGCGGTGGTGCTGGCCGCGTCAGGAACCGGTGACGAGCGGGCCCTCGCCGAGAAGTTGCGTGCGACTGTGGTGCCGGAGCTGGAGAGCATCGAGGGGGTGCGTGCGGTCGAGGTGACCGGCGCCCGCGACGACATCGTGGTGATCACCCCGGACCAGGCGAAGCTGGCCGCGGCGAAGCTCCCGCCGACCGCGATCGGGTCCGCGCTCAAGACCAACGGTGTGTCGGTGCCCGCCGGTGCGGTCGCCGCGGACGGACTGACCCTGCCGGTGCAGGTCGGTACGCCGGTCGCCACCCTTGACGACCTGCGCGGCATCGTTGTCGCGCCCGGCGCGACCCCGGTCCGTCTCGGTGACGTGGCGACCGTCGAGCAGACGCTCGCCCCGGCCACCGCGCTCACCCGGACCAACGGCAAGGAAAGCCTCGGCATCATGGTCACCGCAACGCCGGACGGCAACGCGGTGGAGATCTCGCACGAGATCCGGGACCGGCTGGCCGACCTCAAGGAAGCCGCCAGCGCCGAGTTGACGGTGGTCTTCGACCAGGCGCCGTTCGTCGAGAAGTCGATCGAGTCGTTGACCACCGAAGGTCTGCTGGGCCTGGTGATGGCTGTCATCGTCATCCTGGTCTTCCTGCTGTCGGTGCGCTCCACAGTGGTCACAGCGGTCTCCATCCCGCTGTCCGTGCTTGTGGCGCTGCTCGCCCTGTGGATCGGCGACTACTCGCTCAACCTGCTCACCCTCGGCGCGTTGACAATCGCGGTGGGCCGGGTGGTGGACGACTCGATCGTCGTGCTGGAGAACATCAAACGGCACCTGGAGTACGGCGAGGAGAAGCAGGCCGCGATCATCACCGGCGTCCGCGAGGTGGCCGGCGCGGTGACCGCGTCCACCCTCACGACGGTGGCGGTGTTTGCGCCGATCGCGCTCGTCGGCGGGTTCGTCGGGCAGCTCTTCGCCCCGTTCGCGATCACCGTGACCGTGGCGCTGCTCGCCTCGCTGCTGGTCTCGCTGACAGTGATCCCCGTACTGGCGTACTGGTTCCTCAAGCCGTCCGGCGGCACTGTCGACGACGAGGCGGTGCGACGCGAGGCGGAGGAGAAGGAGCTCCGCAACCCGTTGCAGCGGGCGTACCTGCCGGTCATCGGGTTCGCCACCCGCAAGCGGTCGACCCGTTGGATCACCGTCGGGCTCGGCCTGCTGGTGCTCTTCGGCACGTTCGGACTGGCGCAGAAGCTGGAAACCAACTTCCTGGACGACTCGGGGCAGGACACGCTGAGCTTCCGCCAGGAGCTGCCTGCCGGCAGTGGGCTGGCAGCCACCGACGAGGCGGCCAAGCAGGTCGAGGCGGTCCTCGGACGGCTCGACGGGGTCGAGACGTACCAGGTGACAGCGGGTGGCGGCGACAACCCGTTCGCGCGCGGCGGCGGCAACAACGTCGCGACCTGGTCGCTGACGCTCGACGGCGACACCGACGCCAAGGAGATGCGCGCGCGGCTGCGCGAGGAGTTCGACAAGCTCGGCATCGACAAGGAGGAGATCACCTTCGCCGGCGGGCAGGACGCCTCGACCAGCCAACTGGAGGTGATCGTCCAGGGCAGCGACAGGGAGGTGCTGGCCCGCGCCGCCGAGGCCGCCCGGACGGCGATGGCCGGGGTGCCGGACGTCGAAGACGTGTCCACGAGCCTCGCCGAGCAGGTGCCGCGCGTCAACGTGGCCGTCGACCGGGTCGCCGCCGGTCGGGTCGGGCTCACCGAGGCCGCTGTGGGTCAGCTCGTGGCGCAGGCGTTCCGTGGCGCCCCGCTGGGTCAGGTGGCGCTCGACGGCCGCCAGCAGGACGTCGTGCTGCGGTTGAGCGCGACGGCGCCGGTCTCGGTGGAGGAGTTGCGTGCCCTTCCGGTCGGGCCGGTGAAGCTCGACGACATCGCTGACATCACGCAGGCCGAGGGCCCGCAGCAGGTCACCCGGATCGACGGTGAGCGCAGCGTCTCGGTGACCGGCACGGCGACCGGCTCGAACCTGGGCGCGACCAGCCAGGAGTTGCAGAAGCGGCTGGACGCGATCGACGTACCGGGGGCGACCTTCACCATCGGCGGGGTCAGCGCCGACCAGGCGGACGCCTTCGGCGACCTGGGCCTGGCGGTGCTGGCCGCCATCGCGATCGTGTTCCTGATCATGGTGGCCACGTTCCGCAGCCTCACCCAGGCGTTGATCCTGCTGATCTCGATCCCGTTCGCGGCGACCGGTGCGATCGGCCTGCTGCTCATCACCGGGACGCCGATGGGCGTACCGGCGTTGATCGGCGTGCTGATGCTCGTCGGCATCGTGGTGACAAACGCGATCGTGCTGCTCGACCTCATCAACCAGTACCGGGCGCAGGGCATGGGCGTCCAGGAGGCGGTGGTCGAGGGCGGCCGGCGCCGACTGCGCCCGATCCTGATGACCGCCATCGCGACGATCTTCGCGCTGTTGCCGATGGCGCTCGGGTTGACCGGCGAGGGCGGTTTCATCTCCCAGCCGCTTGCGGTGGTGGTGATCGGTGGCCTGCTCAGCTCGACGCTGTTGACGCTGATCCTCGTGCCGACGCTCTACACGATGGTGGAGCACACGAAGGGCGCGTTGCGGGACCGGCGTCGCCGTGGACGTTCCGGGGACGAGGCGGTGGACCGGCCTTCGGGTCCGGAGACAGCCGAGCCGTCCAGCCCGAACCAGGTGGCGGTGCCGGCCGGCGCACCTACGTCCCGGGCTGCCTCGGGCGCCGGGTCAACGGCTGTGGGGGAGGGCTCGCAACCGCCCGCTGGGCGGCCCTCGGGCGCGTTGGTGGACGGCACCGACCAGTTCGAGGTGCTACGGCTGCCCCGTAGTCGCACCTCGCCGTTGCCCCCGTCGGAGCCGACCGAGTAACCGAACCGGCAGTTCGGTGCGCCCCCGGCAGGTCCCCACCTGCCGGGGGCGCGTGCTTCATGGACACCCCGGCGGTGCGACCACGACTGATCCGTCCGCCGTACGGGCACCTGGGCGGGACGGCACCTCCATGACAGTCTCGACGCTCCTCGGAGCCGGAGTAAGCACCACATCGACCGGGTAGGGTCCCGCTCCGTGGCGTCCACCTTCTCGGTCATCACCGGCAACCGCAGCTTCCGCAACCTCTTCCTCGCCGAACTCGTGGTCTTCGGCGCCGACTGGTTCGTCATGGTCCCGCTGCTTGTGCTGCTGCCCCACCTGACCGGAAGCGGAGTCTGGGGCGCCCTGGTGCTGGCGGTGGACACCGGCATCGTGGCGCTGCTGCTGCCGTACACCGGCACGGTGGCCGACCGGTTCGACAGGCGGAAGGTCATGATCGCGGCGAACGTGGCCGCGCTGGTGGGCGTACTCCTGCTGCTCGGCGTGCGAAGCGCCGGCACGGCGTGGCTGGCGCTGGTGGCCATCGGCGTGGTCGCGGTCGCCAAGGCCTTCTACTCGCCGGCCGCCCAGGCCGCGCTGCCCAACGTGCTCCGGCCGCACGAACTGGCCGCAGGCAACGCGGTGGCGGGCTCGGCCTGGGGCACCATGACAGTGGTCGGCGCATCGCTCGGCGGCGTGCTCAGCTCGGCCGCCGGCCCGTACATCTGCTTCTGGGTGGCAGGGGTCGGCCTGGCGCTCGCCGCGGGCCTGGCCACCCGGATCCGCCGTCCGTTGCAGGCGGAGCGCGACCCGGAGCTGCCGGTCCAGCGGACCTGGCCGGCGGTCCGCGAGGCGCTCGGCTACATCGGGCACCGGCCCCGCGTGCTGGCGCTTGTCACAGTCAAGTCGGCGGTCGGTCTGGGCAACGGGGTGCTCACCGTGTTCCCGCTGCTCGCCGGCGTGTACGGGGTCGGTCCGCTCGGCGCCGGCCTGCTCTTCGCGGTACGCGGTGCCGGTGCGCTGGTGGGGCCGATCCTGATGCGTCGGGTGCTGACCAATCGGTCCTGGCTGCTTCCCGGGCTCGCCGTGTCCATGTCGCTGTACGGCCTGTCCTACCTGGGTACGTCGGTGGTCCGCTGGTTTCCCCTGGTGCTGCTGCTGGTCTTCCTGGCGCACTTCGCGGGCGGCAGCAACTGGGTGATGTCGAACTTCGCCCTTCAGGGCGAGGTGCCGGACCGGTTGCGCCGGCGTGTCTTCGCCACCGACATGATGCTCGCGACGCTCGCCATCTCGGTGAGCCAACTGGCGGTGGCCCTCGTGGTGGACGTCGTGGACGAACGGGTCGTGCTGGCCGGCTGTGGTCTGGTCACCCTCGTGTACGCGATCGGCTGGCGAATCGCCACCCGCAAGCTCTCGCTGACCGACCCGGTCGCCGAGCCGGTTCCGAACCCGACAGGCTGACCCGCGGTCCCATGCTGCGGGCACCGCATCGGATCGTCGGTGCCGACCCCTAGCATGGGCGCGTGCCGACGAACTTCACCGCTGGGCCGGTCCGGGTCCGGGTCCCCGCCACCAGCGCCAACCTGGGCCCCGGCTTCGACGCGCTCGGTCTCGCCCTCGGGCTCTACGACGACCTGGCTGCCGAGGTCGCGCCCGCCGGCGTCCGGGTGACGGTGACCGGTCAGGGCGCGGGCGAGTTGCCGACCGACGACCGGCACCTGGTGGTACGGGCCATGCGCGCGACTTTCGACGTGCTCGGCGGGCAACCCGCCGGGCTGGCCGTGGAGTGCGTCAACCGGATCCCGCAGGCACGCGGGCTGGGCTCGTCGTCCGCCGCGATCGTCGCCGGGGTGCTCCTGGCCCGTGCCCTGGTCACCGACGGGGAGGACCGACTGGACGAGCCTGGTGTGCTCGGGCTGGCCGCCGAGATCGAGGGCCATCCCGACAACGTGGCGCCGTGCCTGCTTGGCGGTTTCACGCTCGCCTGGTCCGAGCCGACCGGTGCCCGAGCGGTGTCGCTGGCGGTCGCCGAGGGGGTGCGGCCCACCGTTTTTGTGCCGTCCGAGCGTGGCCTCACCGCGACCGCGCGGGCCGCCCTGCCGGCCACAGTGCCGCACGCCGACGCCGCGTTCACCGCGGGGAGGGCGGCGCTTCTGGTCCACGCGCTGACCGCAGATCCGTCGCTGTTGCTGCCGGCCACCGTCGACCGACTGCACCAGGATTACCGCGCAGCCGGGATGCCTGCGACATTTGCGCTGGTCAACGAGTTGCGCGCGGCGGGTGTGGCGGCTGTGGTCAGTGGGGCGGGGCCGACCGTGCTGGCGCTGAGCGAGCCGCCAGCGGATTTCCCGCTGGGAACAGACTGGGAGTTCTGGAAGTTACCGATAGACGTCAGCGGTGCCCGGGTCGCCCGGGGTAGACTTGGACACGCCGAGCGGGACCCTGTTGCCGCAGGTCGGAAGAGTTGATTACGCTCTAGACCTAGCACAGCCGCGAAGCACGCGATCTCCTGCGGGGCGGCGCTCCCCGAAGCTTTCGGCGGTCAGCCCGTCACCCCTGCTCAAGGCCCACGCCGCACCGCAGTTTCCACAGGTCGCCGCAGACGGCGAGACCTGCTCACCGATGTTGGTGAGTCGGGAAACCACCGGCTGCTGTGTCACAGACTCCCGCGACGCGTCCTTGCGAGGCGGGTGCACCGAGGCCGCCCGGCCACCTGAGTTCCGACTCCGGGCAGTCCCGGCCTATCGAGGGAAGGAATCCATTGAGCGACACCACCGACGTGACGTCGGATGTTTCCAACGTCGCTGGCGATGCCACCGCTGCCGCCCCCGCCCGTCGTCGGCGCAGCGGCACCGGTCTGTCGGCGATGCTGCTGCCAGAGCTGCAGAGCTTGGCCGCGTCGCTCGGCATTTCCGGCACGGCTCGCATGCGTAAAGGTGAGCTGATCGCCGCGATCTCCGAGCGGCAGGGCGGCAACGCTGCCGGGACCCCTCGACCGCGGGCTGAGGTCGCGGCTGCGGCCGCTCCGGCCCGTGAGGAGGTGCGCGAGACAGTGGATCGCCCGGCGGCCGAGGGTCGCAGCACCGACCAGGCGCCGGCCGAGCCGGCCACCGAGACCGCGAGTCGGGGTCGTACCCGGCGGACCCGTACCGCCCCGGCTGAGGGCCGCACCACGGGGGCGCGCAGCACCGAGCCGCGCGCCGCTGAGCCCAGCGCCGAGGCGCAGACCACAGAGCCACGTGCCACCGAGGTACGCAGCACCGAGGGACGTGCCGCTGAGGCGCGTACCGACGAGGTGGAGACCGGCGAGCGGGCCGATCGCGGCGAGAACCGCCGGGACCGGGCCGAGCGTCCGGAGCGTGCCGAGCGTCCGGACCGGGGCGAGCGTGCCGACCGGGGTGACCGTTCGGAGCGGGGCGATCGCAACGATCGGGGCGAGCGTGCCGATCGGGGCGAGCGTGCCGATCGGGGCGAGCGTGCCGACCGGGGTGAGCGTGCCGAGCGCGGCGAGCGTAACGAGCGGAGCGAGCGTTCCGACCGGGGCGACCGTAACGACCGGGGCGACCGCAACGACCGGGGCGAGCGTTCCGACCGGGGCGAGCGTGCCGAGCGCAACGACCGGCCAGAGCGTGCCGACCGCGGCGACCGCAACGACCGTGGTCAGCGGGTCGAGCGGGACAACGACGATGACGACGGCGAGGGCGGCGGCCGGCGTGGCCGGCGCAGCCGTTTCCGGGACCGCCGTCGCGGTCGCGGCGAGCGCGCCGAGACCGGTGGCGACACCGGTGGTCGCGAGCCGCAGGTCGGCGAGGACGACGTCCTCGTCCCCGTGGCCGGCATCATCGACGTGCTCGACAACTACGCCTTCGTGCGGACGACCGGCTACCTCGCCGGCCCGAACGACGTGTACGTCTCGATGTCCCAGATCAAGAAGTACGGCCTGCGTCGCGGTGACGCGATCACCGGCGCGGTGCGTGCCAACCGCGAGGGTGGCAACAGCGGTGACCAGCGGCGGGACAAGTACAACCCGCTGATGCGGCTGGACACGATCAACGGGATGGAGCCGGAGGAGGCGCGGCGCCGGCCGGAGTTCTACAAGCTCACGCCGCTCTACCCGCAGGAGCGCCTGCGGCTGGAGACCGAGCCGCACATCCTCACCACACGGGTCATCGACCTGGTCATGCCGATCGGCAAGGGTCAGCGGGCACTCATCCAGTCGCCGCCGAAGGCGGGTAAGACGATGGTGCTCCAGGCGATCGCTAACGCGATCACGCACAACAACCCGGAGTGCCACCTGATGGTGGTGCTTGTGGACGAGCGGCCCGAAGAGGTCACCGACATGCAGCGGTCGATCAAGGGCGAGGTCGTCGCGGCCACGTTCGACCGTCCGCCGCAGGACCACACCACGGTGGCCGAGCTGGCGATCGAGCGGGCGAAGCGCCTGGTCGAGCTGGGGCACGACGTCGTCGTGCTGCTCGACTCGGTGACCCGGCTCGGTCGGTCGTACAACCTGGCGGCGCCGGCCAGCGGTCGGATCATGTCGGGTGGTATCGACTCCACAGCTCTCTACCCGCCGAAGCGGTTCCTCGGTGCGGCTCGCAACATCGAGAACGGTGGCTCGCTGACCATCATCGCCACTGCCCTGGTGGAGACCGGTTCCATGGCGGACACGGTCATCTTCGAGGAGTTCAAGGGCACCGGTAACGCGGAGCTGAAGCTGGACCGGAAGATCGCTGACAAGCGGACCTTCCCGGCCATCGACATCAACCCGTCCGGTACCCGTAAGGAAGAGGTCCTGCTGGCGCCGGAGGAGTTGGTGATCCTCCACAAGCTCCGCAAGGTCCTGCACTCGCTGGACTCGCAGGCGGCGATGGACCTGCTGCTCGACAAGCTCAAGCACACCCGTACCAACATCGAGTTCCTGATGCAGATCGCGAAGTCGACGCCGGGGGAGTGACCACTCTCGGGTGAGACACGACGAAGGGGCACGGCCGTGTGGCGTGCCCCTTCGTCGTGTCCGCTCGCTGCCTCTGCTCTGCTTCAGCGGGGCAGCACTCCGACCGTGCACTCACGCCGCCGGACGCCGCCGGACGCCGCCGGACGCCGCCGGACGCCGCCGGACGGCGTCAGCGGGCAGCCCGAGAGCGGAATTTTCCTTCGGTTCAGCCGACAGGTCTTGAAACTTCTATTCATTGGCGGGTTGACTGTCGTCCATGCGTACCCGCAGACGATCCGCCCGCCGCACCGGCGTCCTGCTGCTGACGCCGCTGCTCGCCCTGGCCGTGCCGCTGCCGGCCACCGCCGCACCCGTAGCCCCACCCGCCGCGCCCGCGACCCGGTCCGTCGCCGCCGCGTCCACCGGGCTGGCCGCGCCCACGATCGCGGAGGACGCGCCGCCCGCGTCGTCCCGGCCGGCGGACTCGACCAGCCTGGCCGCCGACCCGGCGGCCGCGACCGCGGCGACCGCCCCGACGGCCGCCGCCGGTGGCCTGGAGCCGGCCGGCGGCCTGGAGACCACGAAGGCCACCCGGCCGGTCGCGCCAGGCGTGCAACTGACGTCCTTCGACAGGTACGACGCCGACGGCTGGCTGCGTGCCGACGCGCTCACCACTGATCTCACCGGCGGCGCCACCGTCGACTACGTCAACTCGGGGGCGGTCAGCCGGGCCGAGCCACTGCGCAAGGCGGTGGACGACTCCCGTGCGGTCGCCGCCGTCAACGGCGACTTCTTCGACATCAACAACTCCGGTGCCGCCCAGGGCGTCGGCGTCCGCGACGGTGAGCTGATCCAGTCGGCGGTCAGCGGTCACCGCAACGCGGTGGCGGTCACCACGAGCGGGCTCGGCCGGGTGATCGAGGTGAACTTCGACGGCAGCGCCACCCTGCCCAGCGGGCCGGTGCCGCTCACCCAGTTCAACAACCTGGTCCAGGCCGGCGGCATCGGGGCGTTCACCGAGTTGTGGGGGACGTACTCCCGGCAGCGTGCCGTGGAGGGCGCCGCCCGCGTGGTCGAAGTCACAGTGACCGGCGGTCGGGTGGCCACAGTGGCCGGCGTCGCCGGCAGCGGCCCGATCGCCGCCGGCAGCACCGTGCTGCTCGGCCGCGACGCGGGCGCGGACGCCCTCGCGGCGCTCCGACCGGGCGACCCGGTGACTGTGGCCTGGCGACCCAAGCCGTCCGACGGCAGCACACTGCACGCGGCGGTCGGTGGCGGCAGCGTCCTGGTCCGCGACGGTGTGGTGCAGAGCATCGCCGACCCGACGCTCGCCCCACGCACCGCAGTCGGGTTCAGCGCCGACGGTCGGAAAATGATCATGCTGACGGTGGACGGACGCCAGGTCGACAGCCGTGGCGTGACGCAGACCGAGATGGGCCGGATGATGGCGGAGCTGGGCGCCCACCACGCGCTCAACCTCGACGGCGGTGGGTCGTCGACGCTGCTGGCGAGGGAGCCGGGCGCGTCGACAGTGCAGGTGGAGAACGGCCCGTCCGACGGCAGCGAACGGGCCGTGCCCAACGGCCTGGCCATCTACGCCCCGAAGGGCAGCGGCCGACTCGCCGGCTTCTGGGTCGAGACGGCAAGCGACCCCACCGTCGCCCCGGGCGTCTCGCCGGTGCGCGGTGGCCGGCCCAACCGGGTCTTCCCCGGGCTGACCCGCACCCTCACCGCGGCCGGCTACGACGAGACGTACGGTCCGGCGGCCGGTGCGCCCGGATGGCGGGCGACACCTGCGGTACGTGGCCGGGTCGACAGCCGCGGCGTGTTCCGCGCGGGCGCACCGGGGGCAAGCACGGTCACCGCCGCACGTGGCCGGGCCACCGGCACGCTGGGTCTCACAGTGCTCGGCCCGCTGGCCCGGATCGGCTCCACAGTGCCGAGGGTGGGCCTGACCGGGCAGGACGGCAACGCCCTTGTCGGAGTGGTCGGGTACGACGCCGAGGGCAACACCGCGCCCATCGAGCCGGCCGATATGACACTCGACTACGACCGGAACCTGCTGCGGATCACCCCGACCGGCGACGGCAACCTGAGCGTCACCGCGCTCCGGGGCACCGGCTCCGCCCTGGTGACCGTCCACGTCGGACGCGAGAGCACGGTTCTGCCGGTCACCGTCGGGCTGACCGACGTACCGGTCGCCGGATTCGACGACGCCGCGTCCTGGCGGTTCAGCCAGGCCCGGGCCAGCGGGTCGGTCGCGCCGGCGCCAGGGCACACCGGCACCGGCCTGCGCATGTCGTACGACTTCAGCCAGTCGACAGGCACGCGGGCCGCGTACGCCGACCCGCCCGCCTGGATCGAGGTGCCCGGCCAGCCGCAGGCGTTCGGCATGTGGATCCACGGCAACGGCACCGGGGAGTGGCCCAGCCTGCACCTGCACGACGCCCAGGACACCCAGCACGTGCTGCGCGGTCCGCTGATCAGCTGGACCGGATGGCGGTACGTGGAGTTCGCGGTGCCGGCAGGCGTGCAGTACCCGGTGCGGGTGCGCCGCTTCTACGTGGCCGAGACGAACGCCGCCGCGCAGTACAGCAGCGAGGTGATCATCGACGACCTGGTGGCGAAGGTGCCGCCCACTGTCGACGTGCCGGAGGCGTCGCCGCGTACCGATCGGGTGGTGGTCCGCGACGGCACTGTGGACGACGCGCCGTGGCGGTTCGCGGTGCTCTCCGACGCCCAGTTCGTCGCCGCCGCCCCGGACAGCAACCTTGTCGCCCAGGCCCGGCGGACGCTTCGCGAGGTGCGCGCGGCCCGGCCGGACTTCCTCCTGATCAACGGTGACTTCGTGGACACCGCCTACCCGGCGGACTTCGCGCTGGCGCGACGGATCCTCGACGAGGAGTTGGGTGACGCGCTGCCCTGGTACTACGTGCCCGGCAACCACGAGATCATGGGTGCCCCGATCAGCAACTTCGAGGCGGCGTTCGGTGCCACGTCACGGGTGTTCGACCACAACGGCACCCGGTTCGTCACGTTGAACTCGTCCACCGGGACGCTGCGCGGCGGCGGCTTCGACCAGGTGCGGATGCTGCGCGAGACGCTTGACGCGGCGGCTACCGACCGGCGGGTCGGCTCGGTCGTCGTGCTGCACCACCACCCGGCACGCGATCCCAGCCCTGCCCAGGCCAGCCAACTCGGTGACCGTAAGGAGGCGGCGCTGTTGGAGCAGTGGCTCGCCGACTTCCAGCACCGCACCGGCAAGGGCGCGCTGTTCGTGGGCGGGCACGTCGGCACGTTCCACGCCGACCGGGTGGACGGCGTGCCGTACGTGATCAACGGCAACGCGGGCAAGACGCCGTCCACCCCGGCCGACCAGGGCGGCTTCACCGGCTGGACGGAGTTCGGCGTCGACCCGGTCACCCCGGCCGAGGCTGATCGGGCCCGCCGTGACC from Micromonospora profundi harbors:
- the rho gene encoding transcription termination factor Rho; translation: MSDTTDVTSDVSNVAGDATAAAPARRRRSGTGLSAMLLPELQSLAASLGISGTARMRKGELIAAISERQGGNAAGTPRPRAEVAAAAAPAREEVRETVDRPAAEGRSTDQAPAEPATETASRGRTRRTRTAPAEGRTTGARSTEPRAAEPSAEAQTTEPRATEVRSTEGRAAEARTDEVETGERADRGENRRDRAERPERAERPDRGERADRGDRSERGDRNDRGERADRGERADRGERADRGERAERGERNERSERSDRGDRNDRGDRNDRGERSDRGERAERNDRPERADRGDRNDRGQRVERDNDDDDGEGGGRRGRRSRFRDRRRGRGERAETGGDTGGREPQVGEDDVLVPVAGIIDVLDNYAFVRTTGYLAGPNDVYVSMSQIKKYGLRRGDAITGAVRANREGGNSGDQRRDKYNPLMRLDTINGMEPEEARRRPEFYKLTPLYPQERLRLETEPHILTTRVIDLVMPIGKGQRALIQSPPKAGKTMVLQAIANAITHNNPECHLMVVLVDERPEEVTDMQRSIKGEVVAATFDRPPQDHTTVAELAIERAKRLVELGHDVVVLLDSVTRLGRSYNLAAPASGRIMSGGIDSTALYPPKRFLGAARNIENGGSLTIIATALVETGSMADTVIFEEFKGTGNAELKLDRKIADKRTFPAIDINPSGTRKEEVLLAPEELVILHKLRKVLHSLDSQAAMDLLLDKLKHTRTNIEFLMQIAKSTPGE
- a CDS encoding phosphodiester glycosidase family protein, with protein sequence MRTRRRSARRTGVLLLTPLLALAVPLPATAAPVAPPAAPATRSVAAASTGLAAPTIAEDAPPASSRPADSTSLAADPAAATAATAPTAAAGGLEPAGGLETTKATRPVAPGVQLTSFDRYDADGWLRADALTTDLTGGATVDYVNSGAVSRAEPLRKAVDDSRAVAAVNGDFFDINNSGAAQGVGVRDGELIQSAVSGHRNAVAVTTSGLGRVIEVNFDGSATLPSGPVPLTQFNNLVQAGGIGAFTELWGTYSRQRAVEGAARVVEVTVTGGRVATVAGVAGSGPIAAGSTVLLGRDAGADALAALRPGDPVTVAWRPKPSDGSTLHAAVGGGSVLVRDGVVQSIADPTLAPRTAVGFSADGRKMIMLTVDGRQVDSRGVTQTEMGRMMAELGAHHALNLDGGGSSTLLAREPGASTVQVENGPSDGSERAVPNGLAIYAPKGSGRLAGFWVETASDPTVAPGVSPVRGGRPNRVFPGLTRTLTAAGYDETYGPAAGAPGWRATPAVRGRVDSRGVFRAGAPGASTVTAARGRATGTLGLTVLGPLARIGSTVPRVGLTGQDGNALVGVVGYDAEGNTAPIEPADMTLDYDRNLLRITPTGDGNLSVTALRGTGSALVTVHVGRESTVLPVTVGLTDVPVAGFDDAASWRFSQARASGSVAPAPGHTGTGLRMSYDFSQSTGTRAAYADPPAWIEVPGQPQAFGMWIHGNGTGEWPSLHLHDAQDTQHVLRGPLISWTGWRYVEFAVPAGVQYPVRVRRFYVAETNAAAQYSSEVIIDDLVAKVPPTVDVPEASPRTDRVVVRDGTVDDAPWRFAVLSDAQFVAAAPDSNLVAQARRTLREVRAARPDFLLINGDFVDTAYPADFALARRILDEELGDALPWYYVPGNHEIMGAPISNFEAAFGATSRVFDHNGTRFVTLNSSTGTLRGGGFDQVRMLRETLDAAATDRRVGSVVVLHHHPARDPSPAQASQLGDRKEAALLEQWLADFQHRTGKGALFVGGHVGTFHADRVDGVPYVINGNAGKTPSTPADQGGFTGWTEFGVDPVTPAEADRARRDPLAEGPRWVDAEFHAHLDRLTVNAPPSVAVGSPATVTATLTQPDGRTVPVAAPVSADWSASPGVHVGSAAGVRPWHTARFDPVTGTLTALRAAGPISLAVTVNGVRAEATVTVTR